In the genome of Telluria beijingensis, one region contains:
- a CDS encoding peptidoglycan recognition protein family protein, with product MLHVNSHGYILSARVKLAARPMIERGVLQRIRGIIVHQTGAATGASSLSSYTMKHANGAHFLIDKDGTIYQTASLLRQTSHVGRLRARCVAEYRCTPTELQTLKRFNPKAEHRMEMAKDVPQRYPSNEDSIGIEIVGTVVVAKGQNPAEHGVYETVSAQQNASLRWLVAEITSTYGISMTEIFRHPVVSRKNPTEAKSASW from the coding sequence ATGCTTCATGTGAACAGTCATGGCTACATCCTCAGCGCACGAGTGAAACTAGCTGCGCGCCCTATGATCGAGCGCGGCGTTTTACAGAGAATTCGCGGAATCATCGTTCACCAGACCGGTGCGGCAACCGGTGCCTCGAGCTTGAGTAGCTATACAATGAAACACGCGAACGGTGCCCATTTCTTGATCGACAAGGATGGGACAATCTACCAGACCGCGTCACTGCTACGACAAACCTCGCATGTGGGCAGACTTCGCGCACGCTGCGTTGCCGAGTACCGTTGTACTCCGACCGAGCTTCAGACACTGAAGCGCTTTAACCCAAAGGCCGAACATCGGATGGAGATGGCGAAGGACGTGCCACAGCGCTATCCATCGAACGAGGACAGCATCGGGATCGAGATTGTTGGTACCGTGGTCGTCGCCAAAGGCCAGAACCCGGCTGAACACGGGGTCTATGAAACGGTAAGTGCGCAGCAAAACGCCTCGCTTCGCTGGCTGGTCGCCGAGATCACCTCGACTTATGGCATATCGATGACCGAGATATTCAGGCATCCGGTCGTCTCCCGCAAGAATCCGACTGAAGCCAAGAGCGCATCATGGTGA
- a CDS encoding thioredoxin domain-containing protein, translating to MRFTRFALLASALVVASFAHASPTDPRNGAEFTTLAKPQATQVSGKKVEVIEFFAYHCGACNAFEPTLVNWAKKQGDNIVMRRIPLPFQGPLDPEARLFLTLEAMGKLDEYHHRVFRAVHVERKRXRSIRKLACS from the coding sequence ATGCGCTTCACGCGTTTTGCCCTGCTAGCGTCTGCACTGGTAGTTGCCAGTTTCGCCCATGCGTCGCCGACCGACCCACGCAACGGCGCCGAATTCACCACCCTGGCCAAGCCCCAGGCCACCCAGGTAAGTGGCAAGAAGGTCGAGGTGATCGAGTTCTTCGCCTACCACTGCGGCGCCTGCAACGCCTTCGAACCGACGCTGGTCAACTGGGCCAAGAAGCAGGGCGACAATATCGTGATGCGCCGCATTCCGCTGCCGTTCCAGGGCCCGCTCGATCCGGAAGCTCGCCTGTTCCTGACCCTGGAAGCGATGGGCAAGCTCGACGAATACCACCACCGCGTATTCCGCGCCGTGCATGTGGAGCGCAAGCGCCNCCGCTCGATCCGGAAGCTCGCCTGTTCCTGA
- a CDS encoding DsbA family protein: protein MGKLDEYHHRVFRAVHVERKRLMKDDDIIAWAAANGLDKAKFLETWNSFGVQTRLKRLSQLADAYKVSGTPTVVIDGKYVVSPDAVRQANKIQDVGQLMTATGQVLDALVSKAAASK, encoded by the coding sequence ATGGGCAAGCTCGACGAATACCACCACCGCGTATTCCGCGCCGTGCATGTGGAGCGCAAGCGCCTGATGAAGGACGACGACATCATCGCCTGGGCCGCGGCCAATGGCCTCGACAAGGCCAAGTTCCTCGAAACTTGGAATTCGTTCGGCGTGCAGACCAGGCTCAAGCGCCTGTCGCAGCTTGCCGATGCCTACAAGGTCAGTGGCACGCCGACGGTGGTCATCGACGGCAAATATGTCGTGTCGCCCGATGCGGTGCGCCAGGCCAACAAGATCCAGGACGTGGGCCAGTTGATGACGGCCACCGGCCAGGTACTGGACGCGCTCGTCAGCAAGGCCGCGGCCAGCAAGTAA
- the rnk gene encoding nucleoside diphosphate kinase regulator has protein sequence MKPSIVVSWLDLERLERILDRLPAAQANARDALLNELGRAEMVEPWEMPPDVVTMNSRVRFRFAGSDEDVTMTLSYPKDMKDSGEQLSVLTPVGTALLGLRVGASIAWERPGGGTFEATVLEIDYQPERAGELHR, from the coding sequence ATGAAACCATCCATCGTCGTATCCTGGCTCGATCTCGAGCGTCTCGAACGCATCCTCGACCGCCTTCCCGCCGCCCAGGCCAATGCGCGTGACGCGCTGTTGAACGAACTCGGGCGTGCAGAAATGGTCGAGCCGTGGGAGATGCCACCCGACGTCGTCACCATGAACTCGCGCGTGCGCTTCCGCTTCGCCGGTTCCGACGAAGACGTGACCATGACCTTGAGCTACCCGAAAGACATGAAGGACAGCGGCGAGCAACTGTCGGTGCTGACACCGGTCGGCACGGCCCTGCTGGGACTGCGCGTCGGCGCCAGCATTGCCTGGGAGCGTCCGGGCGGCGGCACCTTCGAGGCGACCGTGCTCGAGATCGATTATCAGCCGGAGCGGGCAGGGGAGCTGCACCGATAG
- a CDS encoding nuclear transport factor 2 family protein: protein MKRFLTACFLCLGLIGIASAATDAALTKQVNAFVDEWHDDAANTRMAYFDKIAKDGVYIGTDRTELWTRDEFKAWSKKYFDAKSAWTFKATRRNVYASADKSLIWFDELLDTKNMGHAMASGVIRKTAKGFEIVHYQLSVAVPNEVVDQVTGIIADHEKKAKK from the coding sequence GTGAAACGCTTCCTGACCGCCTGCTTCCTGTGCCTGGGCCTCATCGGCATCGCCAGCGCCGCCACCGATGCCGCGCTGACCAAGCAGGTCAATGCCTTCGTCGACGAATGGCACGACGATGCGGCCAATACCCGCATGGCCTACTTCGACAAGATCGCCAAGGACGGCGTCTATATCGGCACCGATCGCACGGAATTGTGGACCCGCGACGAGTTCAAGGCCTGGTCGAAAAAGTATTTCGATGCGAAGTCCGCCTGGACGTTCAAGGCGACCCGCCGCAATGTCTATGCTTCGGCCGACAAGTCGCTGATCTGGTTCGACGAACTGCTCGATACCAAGAATATGGGCCATGCGATGGCCAGCGGCGTGATCCGCAAGACGGCCAAGGGCTTCGAGATCGTCCACTACCAGCTGTCGGTCGCGGTGCCGAATGAAGTGGTCGATCAGGTGACAGGTATCATTGCCGACCACGAGAAGAAGGCCAAGAAATAA
- the gluQRS gene encoding tRNA glutamyl-Q(34) synthetase GluQRS — MKQPFIGRFAPSPTGPLHAGSLVAALASYLDARWHDGAWLVRIEDIDEGRSVPGAAEGILELLDALGMHADGEIVWQSRRKHLYQAAAERILDNTYPCGCNRREIADSRLGFAPDGAAIYAGTCRHGLPPGREMRSLRVRVPETGLDEISFTDRFAGQVTQHLAHDSGDFLLKRADGFWAYQLAVVVDDAGQGVTDVVRGADLLDSTPRQIYLQHLLGVPTPRYLHVPVVRNDNGEKLSKQTGALAVTAGDESAAVAALVQSARFLDLDLDLAQAPPRSRDDFWQAAIPAWGRLLARRAAAWPTRLAAAAD, encoded by the coding sequence GTGAAACAACCCTTTATCGGCCGCTTCGCCCCATCTCCCACCGGCCCGCTGCACGCCGGCTCGCTGGTGGCGGCGCTGGCCAGCTATCTCGACGCGCGCTGGCACGACGGCGCCTGGCTGGTGCGCATCGAGGATATCGACGAAGGCCGCAGCGTGCCAGGGGCCGCCGAGGGCATCCTGGAACTGCTGGATGCGCTGGGCATGCATGCCGATGGCGAGATCGTCTGGCAGAGCCGGCGCAAGCACCTGTACCAGGCGGCGGCCGAGCGCATCCTGGACAATACCTATCCCTGCGGCTGCAACCGGCGCGAGATCGCCGATTCGCGCCTGGGCTTCGCGCCCGATGGCGCGGCGATCTATGCCGGCACCTGCCGCCACGGCCTGCCCCCGGGGCGCGAGATGCGCAGCCTGCGCGTGCGCGTGCCCGAGACCGGCCTCGATGAGATCAGCTTCACGGACCGTTTCGCAGGCCAGGTCACGCAGCACCTGGCGCACGACTCGGGCGACTTTTTGTTGAAGCGGGCCGACGGCTTCTGGGCCTACCAGTTGGCGGTAGTGGTCGACGATGCCGGGCAGGGCGTGACCGACGTCGTGCGCGGCGCCGACCTGCTCGATTCCACGCCGCGCCAGATCTACCTGCAACACCTGCTGGGCGTGCCGACGCCGCGCTACCTGCACGTGCCGGTGGTGCGCAACGACAATGGCGAGAAGCTGTCGAAGCAGACCGGTGCGCTGGCGGTGACGGCGGGCGACGAATCCGCCGCCGTCGCGGCGCTGGTGCAGTCCGCACGCTTCCTCGACCTGGACCTCGACCTGGCCCAGGCGCCGCCGCGCTCGCGCGACGATTTCTGGCAGGCGGCGATCCCGGCCTGGGGCCGCCTGCTGGCGCGGCGCGCAGCCGCCTGGCCTACACGATTGGCTGCGGCTGCAGACTGA
- a CDS encoding CHRD domain-containing protein: protein MKRALTVLALAASTLVAAASQAAPVYYRAVASGPAEDIPNGSPGSSVAAFEIDDMILRAEVPFRDLSSPTISAHIHCCTVDAFRGVSPVAVPFLDFPLQVTAGAYSAVFDLGDASIYDPAFLAANGGTPQLASGALIDAFNGNQAHVNIHTERYTAGEIRGFAVAAPIPEPGTWAMMGMGLGVLTLLSRRRFSLQPQPIV, encoded by the coding sequence ATGAAGCGTGCACTCACCGTGTTAGCGCTGGCCGCGTCGACCCTGGTCGCCGCCGCCAGCCAGGCCGCGCCGGTCTATTACCGCGCGGTTGCCAGCGGCCCCGCCGAAGACATTCCCAACGGCTCGCCGGGGTCGAGCGTCGCGGCCTTCGAGATCGACGACATGATCCTGCGCGCGGAAGTGCCGTTCCGCGACCTGTCCAGCCCGACCATCAGCGCGCACATCCACTGCTGCACGGTGGATGCCTTCCGTGGCGTATCGCCGGTCGCCGTTCCCTTCCTCGACTTCCCGCTGCAGGTCACGGCCGGCGCATATTCGGCGGTGTTCGACCTGGGCGATGCATCGATCTACGATCCGGCCTTCCTGGCGGCCAATGGCGGCACGCCGCAACTGGCGAGCGGCGCATTGATCGATGCGTTCAACGGCAACCAGGCCCATGTCAACATCCATACCGAACGCTACACGGCCGGCGAAATCCGTGGCTTCGCGGTGGCGGCCCCGATTCCGGAGCCGGGCACCTGGGCGATGATGGGGATGGGGCTGGGTGTGCTGACACTGCTGTCGCGGCGGCGCTTCAGTCTGCAGCCGCAGCCAATCGTGTAG
- a CDS encoding DUF421 domain-containing protein — MFNLDLPWWELIARGAIVYCALLLMMRLSGRRTVGQFTPFDLLVVMLLSEAVSNSMTGGDESLFGGLIIAATLVALTVLFAFVTSRSKKLEEIIEGSPVLIGRDGVFFDKVMKRCRLSESDVEEALREADCPRPKMKCAFLEADGRISILSNPQ; from the coding sequence ATGTTCAATCTCGATCTTCCCTGGTGGGAATTAATTGCGCGCGGCGCGATCGTGTACTGCGCGCTGCTGCTCATGATGCGCCTGTCCGGCCGCCGCACCGTCGGCCAGTTCACGCCGTTCGACCTGCTGGTGGTCATGCTGCTGTCCGAGGCAGTCTCGAATTCGATGACCGGCGGCGACGAATCGCTGTTCGGCGGCCTGATCATCGCGGCGACCCTGGTGGCGCTGACCGTGCTGTTCGCCTTCGTGACGTCGCGCAGCAAGAAACTCGAAGAAATCATCGAAGGCAGCCCGGTGCTGATCGGCCGCGACGGCGTCTTCTTCGACAAGGTCATGAAGCGTTGCCGCCTGTCCGAAAGCGATGTCGAGGAAGCGCTGCGCGAAGCCGACTGCCCGAGGCCCAAGATGAAGTGCGCCTTCCTCGAGGCCGATGGCCGGATCAGCATCCTGAGCAATCCGCAGTAG
- a CDS encoding oxidoreductase-like domain-containing protein: MSTTDPSTPRPLPPVAPELEDCCRSGCSPCVFDLYEDALARYEAALAAWEAAQAASK, encoded by the coding sequence ATGAGCACGACCGATCCATCCACGCCCCGTCCGCTGCCACCCGTCGCCCCCGAACTCGAGGACTGCTGCCGCAGCGGTTGCAGTCCTTGCGTGTTCGATCTCTACGAAGACGCATTGGCGCGCTACGAGGCCGCGCTCGCGGCCTGGGAAGCGGCGCAGGCGGCGTCCAAATGA
- a CDS encoding response regulator yields MSTDIMIVEDEPELASIIADYARAADYQPTVFGDGAEALAAIRRAPPSLVVLDLMLPGLDGLALCREVRAFSSLPIIMVTARVEEVDRLLGLDTGADDYLCKPFSPRELMARIKAILRRAGNVAAPAFTLDAAARRIALHGQPLDLTPSEYAILAALARHPGQVLSRAQLLDAASADNLEANDRAIDSHVKNLRRKIEAVAPGLEAIRSIYGLGYRCDL; encoded by the coding sequence ATGAGCACCGACATCATGATCGTCGAGGACGAACCGGAGCTGGCGTCCATCATCGCCGACTATGCGCGCGCCGCCGACTACCAGCCGACCGTGTTCGGCGATGGGGCCGAAGCGCTGGCGGCGATCCGCCGGGCGCCGCCGTCCCTGGTGGTGCTCGACCTGATGCTGCCCGGCCTGGACGGCCTGGCGCTGTGCCGCGAAGTGCGCGCGTTTTCCAGCCTGCCCATCATCATGGTAACGGCGCGGGTGGAAGAAGTCGACCGGCTGCTGGGGCTGGACACGGGCGCCGACGATTACCTGTGCAAGCCATTCAGCCCGCGCGAGCTGATGGCGCGCATCAAGGCGATCCTGCGCCGCGCCGGCAACGTTGCGGCGCCCGCGTTCACCCTGGACGCCGCCGCGCGCCGCATCGCGCTCCACGGCCAGCCGCTGGACCTGACGCCCAGCGAATACGCGATCCTGGCGGCCCTGGCGCGCCATCCGGGCCAGGTGCTGTCGCGCGCGCAGTTGCTGGACGCGGCCAGCGCCGACAATCTCGAAGCCAACGACCGCGCCATCGACAGCCACGTCAAGAACCTGCGGCGCAAGATCGAGGCCGTCGCCCCCGGCCTGGAGGCGATCCGCTCGATCTACGGGCTCGGCTACCGCTGCGACCTGTAG
- a CDS encoding ATP-binding protein, with protein MKVGIGHRLLIAVLLAILTVAGAGVLLLRQNVLDSFGDYAVAIELDRLDGLSNALARQYRHRGGWTFIPGGDARRGWITDELSRLRTTRVTAPVAPVDPAPPVAPAPPAPPAPPMPPLPPLPPPAVPVPGAPAGVTQDLHERVTLLDDAGRYLAGRAPGTLPLARRPIEVDGRTVGFLGVARSHRPSDAMAYAFLDQLQRSLWLIGAAAIVLSALAATLLARHFRRPIDHLARGAATLAAGDYGVRLPQERSDELGDLARHFNVLAERLDQAETARRQWVADTSHELRTPLAVLRAQLEAIQDGVRQATPETIDAMRRQVLSLNKLIDELYALARADVGESTVQRHALDLWTLAASEAGAFADRFRQAAIALELAPLPAPAMVLADPDRMRQVLANLFENCLRYTSAGGAVRLAARVGHGQVVLMLDDSAPGVPDDSLARLAERFYRVDPSRSRAHGGAGLGLALCRRLLEAQGGALAFAHSPLGGLRVTVSLPSIAKEDA; from the coding sequence ATGAAAGTAGGAATTGGCCATCGCCTGCTCATTGCCGTCCTGCTCGCCATTCTCACGGTGGCTGGCGCCGGAGTCCTGTTGCTGCGCCAAAACGTCCTCGACAGCTTTGGCGACTATGCCGTCGCGATCGAACTCGACCGATTGGATGGGCTGTCGAACGCGCTGGCGCGCCAGTATCGTCACCGTGGCGGCTGGACCTTCATTCCTGGCGGAGATGCGCGGCGCGGCTGGATCACTGACGAACTGTCGCGCTTGCGAACTACGCGCGTGACGGCGCCGGTGGCGCCGGTCGACCCCGCACCACCCGTCGCGCCGGCGCCTCCCGCACCGCCGGCTCCGCCGATGCCGCCACTGCCGCCACTGCCGCCGCCAGCCGTGCCCGTGCCCGGCGCGCCGGCCGGCGTCACCCAGGACCTGCACGAGCGCGTTACCCTGCTCGACGACGCCGGCCGTTACCTCGCTGGCCGCGCACCAGGCACGCTACCGCTGGCGCGGCGTCCGATCGAGGTCGACGGCCGCACGGTCGGCTTCCTGGGCGTCGCGCGCAGCCACCGGCCGAGCGATGCGATGGCCTACGCCTTCCTGGACCAGCTGCAGCGCAGCCTGTGGCTGATCGGCGCCGCCGCCATCGTGCTCAGCGCGCTGGCCGCGACCCTGCTGGCGCGCCACTTCCGGCGTCCGATCGACCACCTGGCGCGCGGCGCCGCCACGCTGGCGGCGGGTGACTACGGCGTGCGCCTGCCGCAGGAGCGCAGCGACGAGCTGGGCGACCTGGCGCGCCACTTCAATGTGCTGGCCGAGCGCCTCGACCAGGCCGAAACGGCGCGCCGGCAATGGGTGGCCGACACCTCGCACGAGCTGCGCACGCCGCTGGCCGTGCTGCGCGCGCAGCTGGAAGCGATCCAGGACGGTGTGCGCCAGGCGACGCCGGAAACGATCGACGCCATGCGGCGCCAGGTGCTGTCCCTGAACAAGCTGATCGATGAACTGTACGCGCTGGCGCGGGCCGACGTGGGCGAGTCGACCGTCCAGCGCCATGCGCTCGACCTGTGGACGTTGGCCGCAAGCGAAGCCGGCGCCTTTGCGGATCGCTTCCGGCAGGCCGCCATCGCGCTCGAGCTGGCGCCCTTGCCGGCGCCGGCCATGGTCCTGGCCGATCCCGACCGCATGCGCCAGGTGCTCGCCAACCTGTTCGAGAACTGCCTGCGCTATACCTCGGCCGGCGGCGCAGTGCGCCTGGCCGCACGCGTTGGACACGGCCAGGTGGTCCTGATGCTCGACGACAGCGCGCCGGGCGTACCGGACGATTCGCTGGCGCGGCTGGCCGAACGTTTCTACCGGGTCGACCCTTCGCGCAGCCGCGCGCATGGCGGCGCTGGCCTCGGCCTGGCCCTGTGCCGGCGCCTGCTCGAAGCGCAAGGCGGCGCCCTCGCCTTCGCCCACTCGCCGCTGGGAGGGCTGCGCGTGACTGTATCGCTGCCATCGATCGCAAAGGAAGACGCATGA
- a CDS encoding KGG domain-containing protein: MANNSRNNNPQGNNQHTQQQGNSQSGNQGNQGSGKQGFASMDPERQREIASQGGRASHGSSNQQSGRQDNQQSNQNQGSQQSGRQDSQQSNLNQGSQQSGRNQVGQQKGVQGGTPEQHAEAGRQSHKNDNR, translated from the coding sequence ATGGCAAACAATTCGCGAAACAACAACCCACAAGGCAACAACCAGCACACCCAGCAGCAAGGCAATAGCCAGAGCGGCAATCAGGGGAACCAAGGTAGCGGCAAGCAAGGTTTTGCATCGATGGATCCGGAACGCCAGCGTGAAATCGCCAGCCAGGGCGGCCGCGCCTCGCATGGGTCGAGCAACCAGCAGAGCGGTCGCCAGGACAACCAGCAGAGCAATCAGAACCAGGGCAGCCAGCAGAGCGGCCGCCAGGATAGCCAGCAGAGCAACCTGAACCAGGGCAGCCAGCAAAGCGGCCGCAACCAGGTTGGTCAGCAGAAGGGCGTCCAGGGCGGCACACCGGAGCAGCATGCCGAAGCCGGGCGTCAAAGCCACAAGAACGACAACCGTTGA
- a CDS encoding sulfite reductase subunit alpha: MMLTIEPLRWGGALALSGAYLAMCLGFWRSSLARTRPAGGAADWLVVHASQTGSAEFLAERTAVTLALGGLDARAACMSTVDGAQLAAASRVLFICSTYGEGDAPDTAARFAGHTMAKALDLSQLHYGVLALGDATYTNYCGFGRALDAWLLARGATPLFERIDVDRGAPESLAAWQHHLSHLAGTSDAPDWEAPAYGEWRIASRVHLNPGSVGAPLYRIALLPRDGDLPAWEAGDLAQVSSPLDPDRPREYSIASVPGEGRLELLVRLQTRDDGTPGAASGWLCLCADGNDTISLRLRAHARFRLGTNAARPLIAIGNGSGLAGLRSLLKARIDAGVNANWLLFGERNAAHDFLCRDELEAWRDGGALARLDLAFSRDGGQARYVQHLIGVHGDELRRWVADGAAIYVCGSLQGMAGGVHDALVSALGIATVEAMMADGRYRRDVY; encoded by the coding sequence ATCATGTTGACGATCGAACCCCTGCGCTGGGGCGGCGCGCTCGCGCTGTCCGGCGCCTATCTCGCCATGTGCCTCGGCTTCTGGCGCAGCAGCCTGGCGCGCACCCGCCCCGCCGGCGGGGCGGCCGACTGGCTCGTGGTCCACGCGAGCCAGACCGGCAGCGCCGAATTCCTGGCCGAACGCACCGCGGTCACCCTCGCCCTGGGCGGCCTCGATGCGCGCGCCGCCTGCATGTCGACCGTGGATGGCGCGCAACTGGCCGCCGCCTCGCGCGTGCTGTTCATCTGCAGCACCTATGGCGAGGGCGATGCGCCGGACACGGCCGCGCGCTTCGCTGGCCACACGATGGCCAAAGCACTCGACCTGTCGCAGTTGCACTACGGCGTGCTGGCGCTGGGCGACGCTACTTACACCAATTACTGCGGCTTTGGGCGCGCACTCGACGCCTGGCTGCTTGCACGCGGCGCGACGCCGCTGTTCGAGCGGATCGACGTCGACCGCGGCGCGCCCGAATCGCTGGCCGCCTGGCAGCACCACCTGAGCCACCTGGCCGGCACCAGCGACGCACCCGACTGGGAAGCGCCGGCCTACGGCGAATGGCGCATCGCCAGCCGCGTTCACTTGAATCCCGGCAGCGTCGGCGCGCCGCTGTACCGGATCGCGCTGCTGCCGCGCGATGGCGACTTGCCCGCCTGGGAAGCTGGCGACCTGGCCCAGGTCAGTTCCCCGCTCGACCCGGACCGTCCACGCGAATACTCGATCGCCTCGGTGCCGGGCGAAGGCAGGCTCGAGCTACTGGTACGACTGCAAACGCGCGACGACGGCACGCCGGGCGCGGCGTCCGGCTGGTTGTGCCTGTGTGCGGACGGAAACGACACGATCTCCTTGCGCTTGCGTGCCCATGCCCGCTTCCGGCTGGGGACGAATGCGGCGCGGCCGCTGATCGCGATCGGCAATGGCAGCGGGCTGGCCGGGCTGCGTTCGCTGCTCAAGGCCCGGATCGATGCGGGCGTTAATGCCAACTGGCTGCTGTTCGGCGAGCGCAATGCGGCCCACGATTTCCTGTGCCGCGATGAACTGGAAGCATGGCGCGATGGCGGCGCGCTGGCGCGGCTCGACCTGGCGTTTTCGCGCGACGGCGGGCAGGCACGGTATGTGCAGCACCTGATCGGGGTGCACGGTGACGAACTGCGGCGCTGGGTCGCCGATGGCGCGGCAATCTATGTCTGCGGCAGCCTGCAGGGCATGGCCGGCGGCGTGCACGATGCGCTGGTGTCGGCGCTCGGCATTGCCACGGTCGAGGCCATGATGGCCGATGGACGTTATCGGCGCGACGTGTACTGA
- a CDS encoding FAD:protein FMN transferase — MRDVLVPLEVDMALPPGGSTLFSAAGTAMGTTWSARLMLPPGAGGAAVERALQGELDEIVAQMSHWEPDSLLSRYNAAPAGSWHALPPHFFEVADYGLRVFEDSGGAYDPAGGLLVNLWGFGAIRRYDQDGFHAPGAVAIGTALAQRALSQPVLDRAGRRLLQPGGALLDFSSIAKGYAVDCMARCLERRSVRHYVVEAGGELRGAGTKANGEPWWVEVESVPDADAAERQTVIALHGLAIATSGDYRRYYQHGARRAAHTLDPRNGYPVANGVASVTVLAPTCMAADALSTALTVLGPEQGLVFAEARGIAARFLVRTPSGLAETTSSDWRSLLQ; from the coding sequence ATGCGCGACGTTCTCGTTCCGCTCGAAGTCGACATGGCGCTGCCGCCCGGCGGCAGCACCTTGTTTTCCGCCGCGGGCACTGCCATGGGCACCACCTGGTCGGCGCGGCTGATGCTGCCGCCGGGCGCCGGCGGCGCCGCCGTGGAGCGCGCCCTGCAGGGCGAACTGGACGAGATCGTGGCGCAGATGAGTCACTGGGAGCCAGACTCCCTGCTGTCACGCTATAACGCGGCCCCGGCCGGCAGCTGGCATGCGCTGCCGCCGCACTTTTTCGAAGTCGCGGACTACGGACTGCGCGTGTTCGAGGACAGCGGGGGCGCCTACGACCCGGCCGGCGGCCTCTTGGTAAACCTGTGGGGCTTCGGCGCCATCCGGCGCTACGACCAGGACGGCTTCCATGCGCCGGGCGCGGTCGCGATCGGCACCGCCCTGGCGCAACGCGCGCTCAGCCAGCCGGTGCTGGACCGCGCGGGACGCCGCCTGCTGCAGCCGGGCGGCGCCCTGCTCGATTTTTCTTCCATCGCCAAGGGCTATGCGGTCGACTGCATGGCGCGCTGCCTGGAACGGCGCAGCGTGCGCCACTATGTGGTCGAAGCCGGCGGCGAGTTGCGCGGCGCCGGGACCAAGGCCAATGGCGAACCGTGGTGGGTCGAGGTCGAAAGCGTGCCCGATGCCGACGCAGCCGAGCGCCAGACCGTGATCGCCCTGCACGGACTGGCGATCGCCACCTCGGGCGACTATCGCCGCTACTATCAACACGGCGCCCGGCGCGCCGCGCACACCCTCGACCCGCGCAACGGCTATCCGGTCGCCAACGGAGTCGCCTCGGTGACGGTGCTGGCGCCGACCTGCATGGCGGCCGATGCGCTGTCCACCGCGCTCACCGTGCTGGGGCCGGAGCAAGGCCTGGTCTTCGCCGAGGCGCGCGGCATTGCGGCGCGCTTCCTGGTGCGCACGCCGTCCGGCCTGGCCGAGACCACGTCGAGCGACTGGCGCTCGCTATTACAGTAA
- a CDS encoding DUF4198 domain-containing protein, whose product MQNNRYVKAAIVGLMLAGASVTAHAHRAWILPNTAMVDSKEAWVTIDAAISNEVFEFNHHPLRLDNLTITDPDGATSKAEGAVVGKYRSTLDLRLPKDGTYRLAIVNNNLMGSYKLNGETKRFRGAAGSPAVAIPAGATEVQTTAVHSRNETFVSANKLSDTALKPSGEGLEMIPLTNPSDLRVGEPIRVRFHLDGKPIANLPFSIVQGTVKYRGSSGEQRLTTDAKGEASFTVPAANMYWLSANAPFGEGKEKPQPGAKRYSYAATLEVLPQ is encoded by the coding sequence ATGCAGAACAACCGTTATGTCAAAGCCGCGATCGTTGGCCTCATGCTCGCCGGCGCCTCGGTGACCGCCCACGCCCACCGCGCCTGGATCCTGCCGAATACCGCGATGGTCGACAGCAAGGAAGCCTGGGTCACGATCGATGCCGCGATCTCGAACGAAGTGTTCGAGTTCAACCACCACCCGCTGCGCCTGGACAATCTCACCATCACCGATCCGGACGGCGCCACGTCCAAGGCCGAAGGCGCCGTGGTCGGCAAGTACCGCAGCACGCTCGACCTGCGCCTGCCGAAGGATGGCACCTACCGCCTGGCGATCGTCAACAACAACCTGATGGGCAGCTACAAGCTGAACGGCGAGACCAAACGCTTCCGTGGCGCCGCGGGCAGCCCGGCAGTGGCGATCCCGGCCGGCGCCACCGAGGTGCAGACCACCGCCGTCCATTCGCGCAATGAAACCTTCGTCTCGGCCAACAAGCTCAGCGACACCGCGCTCAAGCCGAGCGGCGAAGGCCTCGAAATGATCCCGCTGACCAATCCGTCCGACCTGCGCGTGGGCGAACCGATCCGCGTGCGCTTCCACCTCGACGGCAAGCCGATCGCCAACCTGCCGTTCAGCATCGTGCAGGGCACAGTCAAGTACCGCGGCTCCTCGGGCGAGCAGCGCCTGACCACTGACGCGAAAGGCGAAGCCTCGTTCACCGTCCCGGCCGCGAATATGTACTGGCTCAGCGCCAACGCGCCTTTCGGCGAAGGCAAGGAAAAACCGCAGCCGGGCGCCAAGCGCTACAGCTACGCGGCCACGCTCGAAGTCCTGCCGCAATAA